ttccacccctggagcatatagctctaacgactcctctctggacggccaataggctacatgactaatttttttatggtatcaatcgatcgggtttgtttttaggatcaaatgtctatatggaacccattgcattaaacaCAAAAgttagaaattgtagtcaaagtccgacagtcagccctatacaaaacggccagaggccgtgacgtcatcgcccacgttgtagtatggacaaaacaagaaaattgcgtttttgtcggtgaaatattgcgtttatgtatatagttgctatacaatatttttttggtgaaatgtaaggaatcgaatgatacccttacttttatcgtttttggaagttaaaaaaaacttaaattttgaaactttcaggtcctgtatttttgtaatttttcaatattttattttaatatccacattattgtgataaattgctcgtttgctatctattttactagattttgttataaaattcaacatgtgtcaacatccctattaaggcaagccagagctgagagtcctgcgggtccccttggggtccactccgaccgacgaagacacgccggagacggagaccctgaccgactctcgggagcactcgggtccgtggggtcgttactccccaacagctcgccacaagctgccctgcgggcttattattattattattatttgccaGTGTCAGTGAGAGGTATATAGATaatatcaataaaattaattaattacatttagcaAGAAATATCGATGTACGCACCACCAAGATGGCGGCAGGACTCCAAGTTATAAATCCTATAATTAGCCTAACTACAAGAAACTTGAAGGAACAGTCATGGGGGCCATCAGTCGACGCGAGTGGTataatttgtagtattgaaaaaaatacatagagtgctcactccatacatcagttttagtaccaaaaagactattagcatctagcatcgagtagcggaactatcagtactgctacttgacaatagatgtagcaccgaccggaaagtcttatgctgttgagataagactttccggtcggtgctacatctattgtcaagtagcagtactgatagttccgctactcgatgctagatgtagacactgaaattaatagtctgaactaatgtatggagtgagcactctatgtatttttttctctatggtattgtcGAGCTGCTAAGAAATTTGAATGTATCCAACTACCCAAGGCACGTAAATAAATTCTACTGTGTGCTGAGCTTGGCGCTGAAACTTTTGTAGGAACAAAAAATTAtaagtacagtaagctgcagaggtAACTGACCCCCTGCAAACAAGTTTATACGCAAGGGGTCAGTTATCtttgcagctcactgtacataAGCGTAAGTTGTTAGGTTGAAAGAGTGTTCAAAATTAACTGAACCTTATTGTGAAGACAATTAAGGAATAATGGTAGCAGGTCGTTTTGAACAAGTTTATGGTGCATTTCAATAAACTAACCTGTGTCAATTTGTGCAAAATAtagaattatattatataactaagATTTTCTAAGATAAAcattttaatgcaatttcatacctacttattttgaaGAACATTTATTTCGGTTAAGTGCACTTTTGATAGCTACTCATtcacattatataaataaaaaacctaagGCAGAACGTTCTTTCTACTTTATGAAAAACATCTTGACTCGCCATTGCCTTATATAcatgaaatgaaaattaaaataatctttTTGTGTTGCCGTTAGTATCTTAATCCGTCAATCGTCCACCCTCCCGCACGAGCCTTTCGTGATTTTGTCATCTGCGAAAGCTGGCCAGAATCCGCTcaaaaccacagaacatattaaagaggttagaatggctatcgcgcgcagttagtatcggaaccggtgtcgccgctcgttcctctccacatttactaacacgcgcgcaacggtagtaaaaacttgtgtgcctggtgaatggatacgcctcctttagacagatttgatgtctggcttcttaatctgaaggttattgtggcgcaaaaggcatgtttacttcgtttttcggtcagcgcgggcgagtaggtAGCATGCGaacgtttgctcaaaaccgacggcgacacgtaccctgctcgcatcgccattctaacttgttctgtgctcAAAACCTATCAAAATGGCGTGGCGATCAAAATGAAGGAAATTAACCGgctaaattgaaaatatcgaagCGAGATAGAACGAGTAAGtattgctatctctttcacgtaTGACGAGTTTAACCGAGTTTCTCCGAACCGGTATTATATCATTCCCTGCGAACCATAAAATTCCGTTCCCTGTTCTTACCGGTTAGGAGAGAGAACGTAATTTTTTAGTTCGCGTTCCATCAATTAACCGGTTTAGtaagaacgaaataatataaCGGTTTTGGATCGATATTAACCGGTAATTCAATACCGGTTTCGAGCCCTGGTTGGAGGCTAAGtaattttgggtcatcgcgccagctaAGAATGTAAGTACAAAAAAAACTGTAGAGTTGCACCTGAGCTGAtgtatttagtttaaaataTGGCGTGAAATATTGCACTTATATGTGGTGACTGGTGACCATGCTCTTTGTAATGTAATGCTCGTAATGCTGGTCATGCTCTTTGTAATCACTTCATAATGCGATGTAGTCTGTGAGAGGACGCTTGACGAATGAACACGTTAACTATCTATGGTGTGTAGCTCTGCTCCCGCAGCACACCGTGCACCATGGTCCGCAGAGACTGCGGCTTGCAGTACTCCTCCAGCCAGTTAAACACGCCCGCTGAGAACTCAGCGAAGTTGTTCGTCGGCACGGACTCGAACGAGTCGTACAGCTTGTCCATTATACCCTGAAACTATTTAAAGCACTGTTAACTTGAAACTGACTGACTGTTAACTTGGACTGAGCTGGTACGAGGCCAAGGCTCAAGACAAGAAGGCGTGGAATGATCTTGTAAAGGCCCTATGCACCTCCGGGGTGCCCTAGGACAAACAACAACTTGAAACTGGTTAGAGAAAACCAGGGGTCTCCATATTAGGGCTCTTATGGCCCGCGGAAAGGAAGCGAGAGAGCCAAAGCcggcttaaaataaaaaaaagtgggAAGCCGAAGGAAAGTTCCAAGACCAGGCCCTCGGGTAAAAAAGTTGAGAGACCCCTGGTGTAAACTTAAATATGATTTATTCGTAGGACGATGTTGAATTAAAAATTGGTATTGTTTCAACTGACTCCATGAGACAGGCCTAACCTAGTCCAGTGTGGCGGTCATAGGTTAAGAAAATCCTGTACACTTTTTGGTAAATaaactctatttttatttattttaagtgtgaCCAATGCACTCATTTATCTACTCAGGGTCAAGTGCCGTATTAAAAGCAAAGGCCCATActaattatttgatttattgttgaGTTAGATTTCATTTCATCATTAACAATTCCAAAAAGATATGTGTCAGTACTTACAACTTGAAACTTATCCTGATCAGTGAGCCGTTGCTCATTATGCCCCGGCACAGAGTGCTGCGCCTTCACAATCTGCTCATAGTTGGCTTGCATGATGCGTAGCGCTACCACGTCCTTCCGGAGCGCATTCCGCTCGTCCTCCTGTCGACGTCTCTGCTGCAGCAGGTATTGTATGTAGTCTATTGATTTTTGGAGAACCTGCAACATAATGTGGCCATGAAAAAGaagctatatttattttatgttatgaaataaatattcagTCTGCTAGCCCTTTGTAACCCCCCCTTTCCCACCTACCCTCCACTTTCCCCCATCCAAATGGACGGTCCATATTGTAAAGTTTATCCATAGCTGATTAGGCTGGTTAGTATAGGTATTATCATCACaagataatataaaacaaattcgcttcccgctgtctgtctgtctgtatgtatgcttagttctttaaaactacacaatggattttgatgcggtttttttcaatagatagagtgattcaagaggaaggcttatgtataatttgttaacccatgcaaaGCCGGGGCAGGTGGCTAGTACATACTGAATTAACTTACTGCAGCTTTACTGGGTTTGTAGCCAGAAGCATCTGTCTGCTGGCAGGTGGGCACCAGCTCCTGCAGGGAGTCGTACCCCTTCTTTATGGCATCCCTTCTCTTCTGCTCGGCCTGGAACCATCAAAAATTTGTTTAACAGTTGCTTAAAAACTATttgaaaaagtttaaagacttgATGGTAACCTGAGTGTGGGCCTCTCTTCTTCTCTCCTTAAAACTGAGCGCGGAAGCTTTGTTGTCCCCGCTGTCATCGTCATCGTCTGAAAAAACATTGATTAAGAAACACGCACAAGGCACACAAGGTTAAACATTGTTTTGATGTTTTCTTTACCTGAATTATGGTTGGATGACGACGGCGTCTGGTGCATGTTCTGGATAGAACCACTACTACCACACCTCGAA
This portion of the Cydia amplana chromosome 7, ilCydAmpl1.1, whole genome shotgun sequence genome encodes:
- the LOC134649627 gene encoding max-like protein X yields the protein MYSRCGSSGSIQNMHQTPSSSNHNSDDDDDSGDNKASALSFKERRREAHTQAEQKRRDAIKKGYDSLQELVPTCQQTDASGYKPSKAAVLQKSIDYIQYLLQQRRRQEDERNALRKDVVALRIMQANYEQIVKAQHSVPGHNEQRLTDQDKFQVFQGIMDKLYDSFESVPTNNFAEFSAGVFNWLEEYCKPQSLRTMVHGVLREQSYTP